One stretch of Cololabis saira isolate AMF1-May2022 chromosome 15, fColSai1.1, whole genome shotgun sequence DNA includes these proteins:
- the LOC133460872 gene encoding hepatitis A virus cellular receptor 1-like: MMVNIYFCLPVFVLNSYVTAVNIEQPKPYVFFNYVYFSLGTIIENVTEGSSISLRCPRDYGGSHVPERSRKLKAGRFDVSTENKTLTIRNVKPKDSGLYYCDGKPDLYVNVSKRSDRGKKSTVATTTMTVPSTVQTKDTTPKPNTGKKSTVATTTMTVPSTLQTKDTTLSTVTTVSTPKPNTERGSKGVQSNKALIENS, translated from the exons ATGATGGTGAACATCTACTTCTGCCTGCCCGTATTTGTTCTCAACTCTTATGTCACTGCAG TAAACATAGAGCAGCCAAAGCCttacgttttttttaattatgtataTTTTTCCCTAGGAACAATCATAGAGAATGTTACAGAGGGCAGCAGCATCTCTCTGAGATGTCCTCGTGATTATGGAGGATCACATGTTCCAGAAAGGAGCAGAAAACTGAAAGCAGGAAGGTTTGATGTTTCTACTGAGAACAAGACCCTGACCATAAGAAATGTGAAGCCTAAAGACTCTGGACTTTACTACTGTGATGGAAAACCAGATCTTTACGTGAATGTGAGCAAGAGATCTGACAGAG GAAAAAAGAGCACTGTAGCAACAACTACAATGACAGTACCAAGTACAGTGCAGACCAAAGATACAACCCCAAAACCAAACACAG GAAAAAAGAGCACTGTAGCAACAACTACAATGACAGTACCAAGTACACTGCAGACCAAAGATACAACCCTTTCAACCGTGACGACGGTTTCAACACCAAAACCAAACACAG AAAGGGGGAGCAAAGGAGTGCAGAGCAACAAGGctctcattgagaactcctga